One stretch of Oncorhynchus clarkii lewisi isolate Uvic-CL-2024 chromosome 1, UVic_Ocla_1.0, whole genome shotgun sequence DNA includes these proteins:
- the LOC139417291 gene encoding cholesterol 25-hydroxylase-like protein, translating to MEPSLESSSPFLLQTLWDKIRAQEDFLRSPLFPVLFSMTLYLSCCLPYLCLDTLSSRVALVHRYKIQSQSRVTWAMAWSCLATSLHTHAVFIFPLSVLHWYWRPVVLPAQAPGSLRVAWDVLACLLLFDLQYFVWHVLHHKVPWLYRTFHKVHHRYTATFALTTEHSGIWETLSLGLFAAVNPNLLGCHPLTKMFFFTLNIWLSVEDHSGYDLPWAPHRLVPFGLYGGSPHHDLHHLKFMVNYAPYFTHWDRLFGSLLHTDKPDTFDVDVLDASKRCDTASSGVTDVSHAPVYETTQSCVKDYEVQFRGK from the coding sequence ATGGAGCCCTCACTGgagtcctcctctcctttcctgctACAGACTTTATGGGACAAGATAAGAGCACAAGAAGACTTTCTCCGCTCTCCCTTGTTCCCTGTCCTGTTCTCCATGACACTCTATCTGAGCTGCTGCCTGCCTTACCTGTGCCTGGACACCCTGTCCTCCAGAGTAGCCCTGGTGCACCGCTACAAGATTCAGTCACAGAGCAGGGTGACCTGGGCAATGGCATGGAGCTGCCTGGCTACCTCCCTGCACACCCACGCTGTGTTCATTTTCCCCCTCAGTGTTCTGCACTGGTACTGGAGACCAGTGGTCCTCCCTGCCCAAGCCCCTGGGTCTCTTCGTGTGGCCTGGGATGTGTTAGCCTGTCTCCTTCTCTTTGACCTGCAGTACTTTGTGTGGCACGTGCTGCACCACAAGGTGCCCTGGCTCTACCGGACTTTCCATAAGGTGCACCACCGCTACACAGCCACCTTCGCCCTGACCACAGAGCACTCTGGGATCTGGGAGACCCTGAGTCTGGGCTTGTTTGCTGCAGTGAACCCTAACCTGCTGGGCTGCCACCCGCTCACCAAGATGTTCTTCTTCACCCTGAACATCTGGCTGTCTGTGGAGGACCACTCAGGTTATGACCTGCCCTGGGCCCCTCACAGACTGGTACCCTTTGGGCTCTATGGCGGATCTCCACACCACGACCTCCACCATCTCAAGTTCATGGTCAACTACGCACCCTACTTCACACACTGGGACAGGCTGTTTGGCTCGCTGCTGCATACAGACAAACCAGACACGTTTGATGTAGATGTGTTGGATGCTTCAAAAAGATGTGATACAGCATCAAGTGGTGTGACTGATGTAAGCCATGCACCAGTGTATGAGACTACACAAAGCTGTGTGAAAGACTATGAGGTACAGTTCAGAGGAAAATGA